In Quercus robur chromosome 11, dhQueRobu3.1, whole genome shotgun sequence, the sequence GAAGTTCCCGTTCAGAGTGATTTCTGCTTGCAATGATGCACACAgagttggtttttttgttttcattgctTAGAGAAACATTGTATTGATTGACAAAGTTTGTGAAGCTATAGGTCTTGCAAAGATAAATGACTTCCactgttaatttaattttactcTCAGGGATCTCTCTAAGAGAGGTTTGCCATGCCAAGTTTTATCCTTGAGGTCTTCGCACTTCCGGAAGCTGAACATGATGGGGGAGTTCATGCAGATACACACCCTAAACCTTGACTTCAGTACTTCACTTACTAGTTTCAAGGAGGATTGTTTTATTTGCATGCCCAATTTAACGCACCTCTCATTGTGTGAAACCAGAATTACAAATCTTTGGACAACCATTGCAGCACTTTCTAAACTCCCTCGTTTGGTTGAACTTCGGTTTCAGAATTGGCTGTGTTGCAATGATGCTGGGCCTTCAGCTGCTTCATCTGATGGAAAGTCAAATAACAAAACTGATTTCAGTCAGCCAAACAGCTCTTCTTACATTAGAGCATCATCTATCGATATTGGTGTACTCACTGATTATGACTCTAGCACAGAAGAGGCTCTCAGGAATTTATTTTCGTTTGAAGATGTTGCCATAAATCAAGAAGTTCAAAGCATGATTGAGGATTCATCAGATGATAGTGATGTGGATTTCTCGAGTCATCAGCAAGAATATGGTTCCCGGGAGCTATTATTTACTGATTTTCCTAGGTTGAATGGACAGGTTGATCAGCGGAATGAGGTAAACCACATGGTCCTTTTTCATTAGATAATTGTTTCTATTGATCATAATTGCCATTTGCTAGTGAGCACTAGCGCAAATGGTACTTCCTCCTTCCATGATAATAAGATGGAGCGTGAGGCTGTGGCAAGATCTATTGGGTATTTGTGACACTTACCAATggaaaaagaaatgcaagatAGGCAGTGAAAATATTCCATTATTTAGAAATTGTACCGATTGTAATTAATTCTAGGTAATTATTGCATATATGTTTGTTACTTCGTGTTTTTGCCTTGTCCTATTTTATGGTCTATGTTAGATTTATGCCTCCGAAATGCTGTGGATTCTAAGAGACTGTTTGGATGGCTTGTTTCCATAACTAAattctctgtttccataacttataactcaaaaatggtgggacccaaaGCTCAATATCCATTTGGCTGCACGATAAATCTGTTTCAATTTCTATAACTTATAACTTAAtgtcatttttgtaattaaacacacatgggGACCCACTAGTCATAACTCAGCcgcaccttttgacttttttttttcctttcttctcctgGGTTCGGTCTTCTCCtcttgggtttctttttttttttttctttcactgggttcggtcttctcctggttttttttttttttttttttttcactgggtttcGTCTTCTCTTgggtttcttcattttttttttttcactgggatCGGGTTTCTAgatactggaaaaaaaaaaaaaagctgcaccGAGTGACAGGTATGGGGctcacaaatagtgtgaaaaatattgagtgatagAAAGTGAGTGATGGTATCAAACGGGTGTGAAaaattaagtgatgagtgatgagtgatggaaattgagtgatgaaatttttgcatccaaacagcctctaagattcttttttttttatcttttaattttctttttcttttaaatggcTTCATCAGACATGAATTTTCTATGGATATTGTTATTTCCTTATGACCTCCAGCCCCACCAGCTTCAATTTAAGCCCATGATAAAAAAAGTTCTACTGTAAATTGGATTGATCTTAATGTTATACACATGTAGGTAATGTACATACACAAGTTTTCTGTTGTCTATATACATGCATCATAATTTTAAACACACCCACGCACACTAATCTCCGTTGTCTAATTCACCCCACCTTTTGAGTCCTTTACATATAAATTCCTAACTTGTTTTGCAGGTTTCTTTTGATACATTAGACAACCAAAATGGAGAAGAGTCTTTAGCTGGTGCCTTTACAAGGCAAATTGAAGATGTCACTTTGAAGTTCATTTCTTGTCATGCTTCACCAATATGCTTTGAGAAATACTACAGAGAATATATGATAACTTCATTGCCCCATTTGAAAGTCTTGGATAACCTGCCTATCGGAGAGGATGACAGGGAAAGGGCTACAATCACCTTTTCACAGTACTTTGAGTATCTACCCTACAGAAGAAAGCATAAAGAAAGCGTTGTTAGTATCTTACAAAAGCGTGAAATAAGAGCAAGCCAAAGTCTTATGCGGACTCCAAAGCAAAAGTCGTCATATATTTCTGGAaagtcaaaatatttttataccAGGTCTCTTTGTGCTGCCAAAGTTGGGTCTTCCGCTTGGCCTTTCTTGCACCCTCTTTCTATTTCAAGCAGTGGTTTGGGAGATGAAGGTATGGGCTTTCGTCCAAGGCAGTTCGAGTATCATCCATCTGATTCGAGCCTAATGGTCTTTGGAACTTTGGATGGCGAAGTAGTTGTAGTCAAccatgagaaagagaaaattgtTAGTCATATACCGTCGCTTGGTGCAATGAACAGTGTGTTGGGACTCTGTTGGCTCAAGAACTATCCCTCCAAGGTATATTATTCCTGCAGAGAATGTGGTAAAGAGAGTAAATTCTTGTGCTTTATTATTCTATTAGTACATACACTCTGCAGTTAGAAGTTCTTTTCTGGGCAATTATTGTTGCAGTTATATTTGCAGACTGCTACATCGTCAGACTTCagaatgttttgtttttttcctgtCATGCTTATTTGGAGCCATGCAGGGGATAGATTGATTCAAAAACCAGAAATGTTATGTTCTGTGGCTAGTGACTGCAAGAACTGCTTACAGCAGGATGTTAGATACGAGTTAGCATGATTAGAAATGGTTGTAATCATACTTTCTAATAGTTCATGACACAAGTATCTACCTGCCTTAGAGGATTTTGTTAATTCCAGAAACTTTTCCATTTCTCGGTAATTCTGTTAGATAAATCTGCATCTGAAATTTTGGGCATTTTCTTGGATTATTCAagtcatttttgtattttctcatTTGACATTCACCATTGGTGCATTTTTAGAGCATTTGCTTCTTGTTGATTTTATCCCTGATGAATATGGAATTTCTaattctttcttgttttttccCCTTGGTGAATGCCAGCTCATAGCTGGTTCAGATAATGGTTCACTGAAATTGTATGATATCCAGAAAATGCCAACAACAAATATGGGCATATATAATACTGCTGGTTTTGTCACCTTTGATGATTTCGACCAGTTGACATCTGTTCATGTTAACTCTACGGATGAACTTTTTCTAGCAAGTGGGTACTCAAGAAATGTTGCATTGTATGACATAAACAGTGGAAGACGCTTACAGGTGTTCACTGATATGCATCGAGAGCATATTAATGTTGTGAAGTTTGCCAACTATTCTCCCTCACTTTTTGCTACTTCTTCCTTTGATCAAGATGTCAAGATGTGGGACTTGAGACAGAAACCAATACGGCCTTGCTATACTGCTTCAAGCTCTAGGGGAAATGTGATGGTTTGCTTTTCTCCAGATGATCATTATCTTCTTGTGTCAGCTGTGGACAACGAGGTAGGATTAAACTAATTCACAGTATGTTGGGCGcgtcatttttcttctttctaagtTCTCAAATATCCAACTTATACTTAGGTCCCATCCCAGGAATTCTGCCCCCAAGTCTTGGACTTCAAATGATTATTGGGATTGGTCCAGGCACATATATCAATTatctaatttaaaaagaaatttggtTAGAACCTGTCTTGAACCTAatcattgaaataaaaattttcattaacaGCATTCAGCATTCTTTTTCCTGTAAAATTATTCTTTGTGaggtttttccctttcttttgtatgcataatttttaattactaaCTTTAGTTGTTTGCTCTATTCTTCTATCGTATGAAGCCCTCATTGAGGATTGGTACTTTTTGGCCATAGACCACCCAAAATTATGGGGTCCTGATATTCATTAGGCTAGGTTTTTGGTCCTGAACCAATGCCATGAAAGTGCTTATGTCAATATGGCTACCACAAAGTTTCAATGCTCTCTAATAGGCAAGTGTTAGATAAATGGACTTATACTAGCGCCTTGGTATCTATGGAGCGTTTTCTGTGGAGGATTATTTGTTGCATGGTGGTCTATTTGGAATGAAAGAAATGAGGGATATTTTCTGGTGGTGGATGCAGGTGCAGACTGGGTTCTTGGGAGGATATGTACTCTGTTGCCTTTTGGCGTAAATCCATACCTTAGTGTATACTTAGGGGGACTCCATTATTAATTGTTGTGGATTTCATTATGTGTTAGGCAATTAATCATAGTATTAGTCTATTAGATTATGCATATAGGCCTTTTTGAGATGAAtattccttctttttattttttatggtttaatgaaattattattattattattattattattattattattatctcttAAGAATTTAACACTTGAGACTAACATGTGGACATTGTCAGGTTAGACAACATCTGGCTGTTGATGGGAGGCTTCACTTGAAGTTTGAAATAGCTTCTACAGGAAGCTCTCAGAATTACACTCGTTCATATTACATGAATGGAAGAGATTATATTATCAGCGGGAGTTGTGATGAACATGTAGTCCGCATTTGCTGTGCTCAAACTGGAAGGCGTCTTAGGGATATATCTTTGGAGGTACCTCAGTCCTTATAATTACTTGGTTTGCGTTACACTTTGAGGTATCATAATGTATGAACCACTTACGGATATGGATGCATATACCTATAGAACTCTAAAGAGAGTAGCATTTGGTGGTTTCttcatcttttaatttattaaaaagttCTCACtaattagttaaaattaaaatgacaaaatttagagTACAGAATATGATGTggctaaaattttgaaagtaaaaggatatttaaataataaaaaattatgagtgTGCATTAGTGCTAGGGGCAAAATAGGATCTCACTGTAATTACCCACAggtataaataatatttatgtgtGTTAGGATAATTATTCTTAACCCTAGCAATTGAACACAAACAAGGTTAGAtgggaacaaaattaaaaagtaaatgtaaGAGTACAAGGGTTTTGCTGAAAGTTTGTCTGGAGTAAGCTGAACTTGTAGTATTAACTGGTTTGATCTTCTCACCTTGTAAAAGCATGGTTGAGGTGAGGTCATGAGTTTAAGATCCACTAAATGTATATGTAATTACCAAGCAAAACTAAAAGGTTTGAGCTTCTCTTTCCTCCGTTTTTATCATATATGAACACAGTGAAGGAGATACTGTAGATAGGTAAAGTTGGACTGGCAATTGCAAAGGTAAAGTGAAACTCTATCAAGACAAGAAAAGgcaaaccaagaaaagaaatgaaatacaAATATGAACTCTGTACCAGGAAATGCTTCACCTCCCTAATGAACTCCCAGTCCCtttgaaaaaacatttttttttttgataagtagtccCTTTGAAAAAACATATGCTGAAGAAATTATGTCCATTTGTTACATTGTGCTGTTCAAGTTCAATTACTATTTTGAGGATAGCTTTGAGATTAGTGCTTTTGTTCTGCAGGGAAGTGGCTCAGGGTCTATGTTTGTGCAATCTTTGAGGGGTGATCCTTTCAGAGTGAGTTCTGCATTTTACTACTGATATGCATATACTGAAACCTCTTTTAGTAAATTTGTagtatatttatgaaattatttCAGATTTTGCCATTTTATTTGGACATGTTGATGGAtgattattttccttttctttgcttATTTTTATTGAGAAGTTGCTTTCTGAGATATTGGTTTGCCAATTCTCTTACTTCCCTGGATAGTGCTCCATCATGATATAATAGAGTAGTGTTCTTTCCCTAAAACAGTTACCCTCAGAATTAACATTTACTGGTCATCATGGTTGATGCAACATTGAAATTGCCAATGCATGGTGTCAATAAAATATGTATCACTCCCTTCCAGTCATTGGCGGAGCTAGGATTTTAGTTTAGGGGgtcaaaattaaaagataagatTGAGagtaaaattaatctaaatattattaatcgatgttaataacaaaatagataaagaaTTATACACTATTAATGCAATTGTCGTTCAAAatctaatataatataaactctaatttaatttttcatacatAGTTTAATTTGTTCAATTGGAAGATTAGTAAAATACACCTCGATATGAGtttgtttagaatttgaatctaaatcattattataatttggtTTCTCCATAAT encodes:
- the LOC126705346 gene encoding protein DWD HYPERSENSITIVE TO UV-B 1 isoform X1; its protein translation is MAIDISTLEERYINSCGKHGVLPNTTILSSLFEAQVKKARQELCSLEILLDDIKDIDFPPLLDLFIELGSSEIQAIDVHNESLCVLNGEYALSLMRVINQKLRRVDLQDLSFGKNFLRDLSKRGLPCQVLSLRSSHFRKLNMMGEFMQIHTLNLDFSTSLTSFKEDCFICMPNLTHLSLCETRITNLWTTIAALSKLPRLVELRFQNWLCCNDAGPSAASSDGKSNNKTDFSQPNSSSYIRASSIDIGVLTDYDSSTEEALRNLFSFEDVAINQEVQSMIEDSSDDSDVDFSSHQQEYGSRELLFTDFPRLNGQVDQRNEVSFDTLDNQNGEESLAGAFTRQIEDVTLKFISCHASPICFEKYYREYMITSLPHLKVLDNLPIGEDDRERATITFSQYFEYLPYRRKHKESVVSILQKREIRASQSLMRTPKQKSSYISGKSKYFYTRSLCAAKVGSSAWPFLHPLSISSSGLGDEGMGFRPRQFEYHPSDSSLMVFGTLDGEVVVVNHEKEKIVSHIPSLGAMNSVLGLCWLKNYPSKLIAGSDNGSLKLYDIQKMPTTNMGIYNTAGFVTFDDFDQLTSVHVNSTDELFLASGYSRNVALYDINSGRRLQVFTDMHREHINVVKFANYSPSLFATSSFDQDVKMWDLRQKPIRPCYTASSSRGNVMVCFSPDDHYLLVSAVDNEVRQHLAVDGRLHLKFEIASTGSSQNYTRSYYMNGRDYIISGSCDEHVVRICCAQTGRRLRDISLEGSGSGSMFVQSLRGDPFRDFNMSILAAYLRPGSKSEIVKVNLLASRDHAKEHSYGRHSCPSNSMGG
- the LOC126705346 gene encoding protein DWD HYPERSENSITIVE TO UV-B 1 isoform X2 encodes the protein MRVINQKLRRVDLQDLSFGKNFLRDLSKRGLPCQVLSLRSSHFRKLNMMGEFMQIHTLNLDFSTSLTSFKEDCFICMPNLTHLSLCETRITNLWTTIAALSKLPRLVELRFQNWLCCNDAGPSAASSDGKSNNKTDFSQPNSSSYIRASSIDIGVLTDYDSSTEEALRNLFSFEDVAINQEVQSMIEDSSDDSDVDFSSHQQEYGSRELLFTDFPRLNGQVDQRNEVSFDTLDNQNGEESLAGAFTRQIEDVTLKFISCHASPICFEKYYREYMITSLPHLKVLDNLPIGEDDRERATITFSQYFEYLPYRRKHKESVVSILQKREIRASQSLMRTPKQKSSYISGKSKYFYTRSLCAAKVGSSAWPFLHPLSISSSGLGDEGMGFRPRQFEYHPSDSSLMVFGTLDGEVVVVNHEKEKIVSHIPSLGAMNSVLGLCWLKNYPSKLIAGSDNGSLKLYDIQKMPTTNMGIYNTAGFVTFDDFDQLTSVHVNSTDELFLASGYSRNVALYDINSGRRLQVFTDMHREHINVVKFANYSPSLFATSSFDQDVKMWDLRQKPIRPCYTASSSRGNVMVCFSPDDHYLLVSAVDNEVRQHLAVDGRLHLKFEIASTGSSQNYTRSYYMNGRDYIISGSCDEHVVRICCAQTGRRLRDISLEGSGSGSMFVQSLRGDPFRDFNMSILAAYLRPGSKSEIVKVNLLASRDHAKEHSYGRHSCPSNSMGG
- the LOC126705346 gene encoding protein DWD HYPERSENSITIVE TO UV-B 1 isoform X3; amino-acid sequence: MAIDISTLEERYINSCGKHGVLPNTTILSSLFEAQVKKARQELCSLEILLDDIKDIDFPPLLDLFIELGSSEIQAIDVHNESLCVLNGEYALSLMRVINQKLRRVDLQDLSFGKNFLRDLSKRGLPCQVLSLRSSHFRKLNMMGEFMQIHTLNLDFSTSLTSFKEDCFICMPNLTHLSLCETRITNLWTTIAALSKLPRLVELRFQNWLCCNDAGPSAASSDGKSNNKTDFSQPNSSSYIRASSIDIGVLTDYDSSTEEALRNLFSFEDVAINQEVQSMIEDSSDDSDVDFSSHQQEYGSRELLFTDFPRLNGQVDQRNEVSFDTLDNQNGEESLAGAFTRQIEDVTLKFISCHASPICFEKYYREYMITSLPHLKVLDNLPIGEDDRERATITFSQYFEYLPYRRKHKESVVSILQKREIRASQSLMRTPKQKSSYISGKSKYFYTRSLCAAKVGSSAWPFLHPLSISSSGLGDEGMGFRPRQFEYHPSDSSLMVFGTLDGEVVVVNHEKEKIVSHIPSLGAMNSVLGLCWLKNYPSKLIAGSDNGSLKLYDIQKMPTTNMGIYNTAGFVTFDDFDQLTSVHVNSTDELFLASGYSRNVALYDINSGRRLQVFTDMHREHINVVKFANYSPSLFATSSFDQDVKMWDLRQKPIRPCYTASSSRGNVMVCFSPDDHYLLVSAVDNETTSGC